The following nucleotide sequence is from Salvia miltiorrhiza cultivar Shanhuang (shh) chromosome 7, IMPLAD_Smil_shh, whole genome shotgun sequence.
CATGAGGGGTAATAAAGATGTCATAATAAAGTCGATTTACATGTTTAGGTATCAAAAAATCTAAATCAAAAGCCCTAAACTCAGCTTCTATTTTAGAGTATTTCATActcgtgggaaaaatcagaagaaATCAAaaggttgtgtatttttttttttcaaattttaaaggttatggAAAAAaccagaatttgttgaaagttcgtgtattttacggcaaatgtcccaaaaaaaatcacacaaaaaTAATTAGAGGAAGGATTAATTTTTGAGGGACAGTCGGAGAAACCGAGAAAGCTATTGGCTGTAGAGACGCActattagggatgtcaatcgggtcagcccaccgggttttcgggctagccctattgGGTTctgggttagtcgggtgcgagctaatcgggttggagattttttcgggttgtaaatcttcaaccctaaccctaaactttcgggtttcgggctagcccatcgggctagcccatcgagctaatcaggttaaatgcgtaaaaataaaattatcatttgtattttattattcctaataatctaatgtataatgtataaaatatacatatatattttagatataaattatatagcaaagcatgaaatgcaaaaataaaagatatgcaagattacataaacaaaattatattaaaatgagatagtaaaatttaacatgtatcaatgcactaaaATCAAtttggattattactgaataattagtggatttgccatgcacgtctcattgacagaaaaaaaaaattggtatcactttaaaatgagatactaataatcaatttctacaaaaaaatccgtaattaatttcactttttttaatgagattgcacacacacacacacacatatattctaactaattaatttcactttttttaatgaggctacatatatatatttaagcaaataccatagatctaaacatagcagaagttgtaactggatgcatcagtcacaattccatcagcccaccgggccagcccatcgaattttcgggctagccctatcgggttccgggttagtcgggtgcgggctaatcgggctggaggttttttcgggttgtgatttttcaaccctaaccctctaattttgtcgggttattcgggtcggcccacgggtttcgggctacaTTGACATCCCTACGCACTATACATCGAGCTAATCTATTTaggagtattatataatacacataatttatttaataaaatgactAACTTATTTGCAATTATATATTTGCTTATTTGATATACAAACTTGCGTATGTTTGTGAAtaactttaatttttatatttgtgtattaaatataataatgacAAGTGAAATACctaaatcaaaaaataaaaaaaaatgataaaatatctAAGTTGGTGTTGATTATTCCGGTTGTTCTTCAAGTGTGGAGAAAGTGTTTTCTAAAATGACTTATGTCAAGAATAAATTGCGAAATAGCATGTGGAATAATGTTTTGGAACGTACTATTTTTAACATTAAGTTAAGTATCTTTTACATATATGGTTAGCATGTGGAATAATATTTTGGAATATACTATTTTTTGACATTAAGTTAAGTGTCTTTTACATATATGGttattagattattttttttgtacatGGATCCACTGAAGtaaataatacattttttatAAATTCGTATTTGCTTTTTTTAGAACACGAATTAATAGACGGAGAAAGtatataaaaacaaataagatcaaattcaagtaaaattttgaatcgaCTTGAACCCAAACCCGGCCTGCACGCACAGTACGCACACAAGTGCgactattttttctttctttaggGATGAATTTACCCTTCTTTCAGTGTGGACGCAACAACAAAATACAAGAAACCTCCACACTTTTCTAAATCTTGACTCTTCCtttcctaaaaaaataaatagaaacagtaacaaaaagaaaatattgacTCTTCCACTTTACAAATCTAAATCAACCACCATCGAATCGAATGCACACAATAGTCAAATCATTTGAAAAAATGTTGCAATTAGAATTAAATTTCACCACGCAATCTCTCCTCCTTATATACACATGTACACCTAATCCCATTTCCACAATAAACCAattctcacacacacacacactcaaaaTATGATGAAGCACCTCTCCGccgtcctcctcctcctcctcttcctcctccaccGCTCCGACGCCATCCGCTTCGACATCCAGAACAACTGCTCCTACACCCTGTGGCCCGCCGTCCTCCCCCACgtcggcggccgccgcctcgaCAGCGGCCAGACCTGGACCCTCGACTTCCAAACCGGCCCCAACCTCGCCAAGATCTGGGCCCGCACCAACTGCACCTTCGACTCCGCCGGCCAGGGCTCCTGCCTCACCGGCGACTGCGGCGGCCGCCTCAACTGCACGGCCTACGGCGCGCCGCCGCACACCAAGGCGGAGTACGGCCTCAACAGCTTCGCCCGCAAGGACTACTACGACATCTCCGTCATGGACGGATTCAACGTCCCGGTAGAGATGGCCCCCACCACCAATAACTGCACGCGCTCCGTCAGGTGCGCGGCCGACGTCGTCGGGGGCTGCCCCGACGACTTGAAGGCCCCCGGGGGCTGCCAGAACCCGTGCTCCGTCTACAAGACAACGGAGTACTGCTGCCACGCCGGCGCGTGCCGCCCCACAGACAAGTCGCGCTTCTTTAAGGCGCTGTGCCGCGAGGCCTTCACCTACCCGGAGGATGACCCCACGAGCACTTTCACGTGCCCGGCGGGCACCAACTACCGGGTAGTCTTCTGTccgtaaaaaaaaataaaaagtttttatttgaacctctccatatatatatatataagagacaGATTCTTGCACGTTTAGCAACGTGCAATTCTTGTTGTATTAATTCAGAGCTTATGAAATTTTAGAAATTGTTGTTGCCGTATATATTATAGTTGTGACAGTTAATAAAATGCTTCATTCGTTCACAAAAACtgtgtatatattattttcatatgtCTAGAAAAATtatgtgttttcttttttttagaaacatcctttatactttaaacttttattcacattccatatttataaaatatccaCCACTTATGGACTCAATACTACCTTTTAATACTAACatcacaattttttatttttattttattaaaatttgtgtcctTCACTCCATCACACACTTTTTGTGGTCGGAGGAGTATATAATGATGAGTTAATTTGGAGTAAAGTAAAAGGTCATCTCTATATTGCAAAAAGTTGGCTGCATAAGTAAATAGATTTGTCTTACCATTTTTCAAATGCTATTTGATTGTTGAATTTATGATTCTTTCCATTTGCGGTGGGTGGcgtgctttgtttctcacataATTATTTCTGCCGGTAAGAGaaattttttgtatttgaacaactatatctatatatgtaggGAATCGAAAAACATGTCTAGTACATATTCTTGTATTAATTCCGGTTTtaggaattttttttgaaattgttgcTGCCttacatgtattttttatttttttttaatatatatctgTAACggttataaaatataaaatgaggAATTGAATTGAGAGTAAAAGGTCCTCTGCTGCATATTGCAAAAGGTTAGTAATTGGctgcataaataaatagcttTTGACTTACCATTTTTCAGATggtattatatatatttgagtGTTGAGTTATgattgtttctttttattttttctggtGAGTGCTTCGTTTTTCAAAGATTAGTGCTTCCTTTTTCAAAGATTAGGGAATGCACTATTTAGGTTAGGAATAGATAGCAAGAATTTGTGTCAATTTTGTTATAGTATTACTTTTCTTCCAGAAGCAGTACAATTAACGCGTTCAGTTTTCTATTGGTGACCACCGACAACAGACTTATAAATATACTCGTTCATAAAATATACTACTCGCAAAAGGAGACAACGCatgtttcaataaaaataattaaatgtactGTAAATAAAGATGAGATCccacataaaaaataattttaataataataattaattatattatgaacgGAGAAATGAGCTCATCATATAATAGAAGATGTTCAAAAATgacaataaattaatttttgtgaacatccctccgtccctcaaataacATTTTAGGAGGGAAGGGTGCGAGTTTTAAGATAAAATTGTTGAATGTGTTGAAACGTAATGAAAAAGTCTTATAAATTAGTACTAAAAataactagtgtgtaacccgtcgaatttcgacgggtattatttgatgttataatttataaataaaaagtctACCTTtctttcataatatatttataaatgatgaatattattcaataaaataagtgTTAATATAACATAGATCTACGTCACAtatcaaatcaaaataaaataaataaattaaagaggaCTTTCACCCCTAACATGACTTAGCGAAACgtatattcaaaaaaaaattatttgtcacCCACTACTATTTGCCACCCATACCCGCAACTTGCGGATACCCACTACCGGTCGGGTTGCCGCCACCCACTACCCGCCGGATATCCGCCACCCGCTACCCGTCAGATACCCATCGAGGCTTGAGAGGTAGGGGCGCTGCTATTTCTCAGTGTCGACATCCTGCAATCACccacccaacaaatgcaataagccacccaacaaataaatcaccacGAAATTGCAGcaaattttagagaaaattttaacttCTTGCACACTACTATTTGACACCCATACCTGCGACCCGCGGATACCCACCACCCGTCGGGTATCTACCAACCCGCTACCCATCGGATACTCGTCACCCGCTACCCGTCGATATATGTTACAGAGAATGCCTTCTATGATTAATTTGGTAGGCATCTAATTAATGTTGGACATTCTAGAGCATGGTAATTTGTTGTTGCTTCTGTTTTGTTGGGATGCTCTAATCCAACCACCCATGCCCTACCCTAGAGCTTGATCAGTCACTAGGGAATGGCTATTGATAAGATTTGGGGGAAATAGAAAGGGTAGCAATTTACTTGATTTGCAAAACTGCTACTTATGTGTGTGTGATCTTGTGCTAAGTGCCCCTGGGCTATTCAGATTACTCTTAAGATTAGAGATTCACTTTCTTCCTGCCATTAACAAACCATGTAACAAATTGTTTCAGCAGAAATTTCAAGCTTATCTACATGCTACAACAATAGTTTGTTTTGTCTGTTCTTTACCAATTATTTTCAGCACTATTCTATGAAGATCATGCCTTAATTTCACTGggcatttcattttattattttgtgttaCAGTTCCTGCTAAATTAGTTGATGTCTACCTTGATTTGAGGAGCTTAGCTGAAGAACACATTAAGGTAATCTAATGTTAGCTTCACACACAATTCATAAAGAAAAATCACTCCCCATTAACTACATATACTTAAGAATTAACACTTGCAATAACAACTCATAAACTTAAATACCCAACTACAAATAACAAAACACAACTTctagcagcagcaacaacaactcAAATTTCCACAAatcaataaagtaaaatatacaaaatcCTTTGAAATCCTTAAACCTAAAATGGTGGAACCACACATCTCTTTCTTCCTCTCACCTTCTTCTCCCTCTATCCTCTGCTCACTCTGGCCAATAGCAGCAGCCCTACGCTGCCAGCATCTTCGCCCTCTGCCCCTGATTCAACTACTCGGCCAACAACACACACACCACACCAAAGCTTCCCCCCTTCTCTTGACTCGGTACAGCAGCACCCACGGCCACCCGACTCATCATCCACATCAAAATCTATGCTGTCAAGCAACATTCCCACAATATTGTTAGCCGTTGATTAGAAAGTTTGTTGTTATTTGCTATGTGAATTGTCAAAAAATGAGAGACATAAACTTACTTGAACAATAAAAAACGTGCTGTCAGGAAACAACAGCTAACAAAGCAGCAAGCCAATCAAATCAACATATAGAACAAAGCCATATAAAACTAATTCTTGCCATTAAGGATAGGATCACATCGGTAACAACGTTGGAAATTTCGATTAGAGATCGACTATTTGGCGCCAGATACACTCAGGATTCAGGAATACTAATGATCAATCCTCAAATCTCAAGAGACATGCATCTCAGTGTATGCAAACACAAAACTTTATCATCATAGTAAGACAGGAACTTTTCTAATACACCaactattcaatttttttttcaccaaGCGTTCAATAGCTATATTGATCATGGATTAGCTATCCACTTCACCACGTTTAAAAATTAAGATAAgcaaaaagaaagataaaataaactgttgggaaatcagttccccatccaaacttggtagaagcaagaaataagaataaaaatagacacaatttaacaacacaagaatttaacgtggaaactccaaatccggagaaaaaccacgacacactgaaaaattactatatgataaatttctacaatcacacagtatttctcaccctctcgactcacaaccactacactcttacaagcctttgaaaacctctcacccctctaaaacaaagagcaaggaatttcaaactagaagtaatcacaagactaaaggtagtgattggtgcaattgtatcaaagaccttggaactccttaaatagcctaagggtctccacctactttgatagcaaaaccaatgtgggacaaaatccccactttcatttttaacacaattccaacaatctccaccttgttaaaaatgaaagaaaaaacaccattgtcttcaccgacaatcatgattcttatcacaaagaaccatcatcctcaaaagagaataaacctactccaccaaatgagtagaaCACTTAGAATAAACCATTCTAAGAATTTTACTTCGGCACATGTCGAAAAACCTTGCTGAAATTTTGGTGCAACCTTCTAGCTTTTGGCCCTCCTAGAAGTCATCAGCCATCGACATACTTTTCACCACACACCTGCATCCATGCCAAAAAAAACCATGCACATGTGGTCCAACTAACATCGTCACATCCTCTATCATGGCCATTGGACATGCCATAAGGATATTCATGTCCTCAAAGGACATCATCAAATACGATGTTAGCTGCTTGTTCGGAGCTTTCTGCCGAATCCGCTCCACCTTGACGAGCTCCACCTGGACAGTTTCGCTTCGTATGGCCGGGTTTTCCGCACCTCCAACAAACAACGCCCTTGGAGTCTTTCTTCCTCCCTCTGCTAAAGGCCACCATTGCTGAATTTTCCGATGAAGGACGTCCTTCACTCATCAGCCTTCTTTCTTCCAAAAGAAGTTTGCCCGTGACTTCAGCAAAGACCAGAGTTTCCTTCCCATAAACTAATATTGGCTTCATGTGTTCATAGGAACGTGGAAGAGACAAGATGAGTCTCAACGCCTTatcctcatcttcaattttcgCTCCAATACTCTCCAGTTCAGAGATAATGCCATTGAGAATACTCAAGTGATCTGAAATCTTCACACCTTCATCCATCCGTAAGGTATGAAATTGTTCCTTCAAATACAACCGATTCGAGATGCCTTTTGCTTGGTACAGAGCTTCCAGCTTTTCCCAAAGCTCCTTCGCACTCGAAATCCCATGTACATTTGCAAGTACATTCTTGGCCAAGCAGAGACGAATTGTGCTTGCCgccttcagatccagatcctcccaatcttcatCACTCATACCGGACTTGTTGTTTGCGTCATCATCTGCACCGGGCTTTTTGACTGCACTCGGACTTCCTTTCAGGGCCTTGTGTAACCCAGATTGTATCAGCACATCCTTGACTTGCACTTGCCACAAGccaaaatttattattccatcGAATTTCTCCACGTCGAACTTCATTTGGACTTGAAGTTGACTTGACGTACCGCTTCTCCACCAAAATGAACAGCCGTCTCGCAAGAGACACCCCGCCCGGATCTTTCTCAAGAAATCCTTTCTGATGTGGAAGATTAGACaatgctgcaaccacagagcatacttggaatatcaagagacctcagccaggctctgataccaattgttgggaaatcagttccccatccaaacttggtagaagcaagaaataagaataaaaatagacataatttaacaacacaagaatttaacgtggaaactccaaatccggagaaaaaccacgacacactgaaaaattactatatgataaatttctacaatcacacagtatttctcaccctctcgactcacaaccactacactcttacaagcctctgaaaacctctcacccctctaaaacaaagagcaaggaatttcaaactagaagtaatcacaagactaaaggtagtgattggtgcaattgtatcaaagaccttggaactccttaaatagcctaagggtctccacctactttgatagcaaaaccaatgtgggacaaaatccccactttcatttttaacacaattccaacaTAAACGACTATCTTTGCAGATATAGATCTCTTACTCAATAGACAATATCAGCATAAAGAGAAAACAAACGATTCTGAAATGTAAATCTAAGAACAAATCCATATATAACTTGATACGGACAGAAATCGCAAAGagaaaaagatgaagaagaataTTCGCAGATCAAACAATACACcggataaaaaataaaaaaaattatataacaacGCACCTCATAATGGTAGACTGGCAGTCCCTAACACCCAGTGAGCGGCGATTTTGTAAAACTGAATTGTTTTTTGGGTTCGTactaaaataataagaaattttcTCAAATTTCTGGAAAAGGTCCGTTCTTATACTTCAAGATAAGACCTTATCTTTCACCATCATCAACCAACACTATCAACCACTACActatagagaaagaaaataattaaaccaCTAACAATTCAATAAATCTTAAACCTATATAACCAATATACATCCTATGATTGTATATATTTCAATTCTTTCCAAATTTTGTTCTTTTATAAAATTGACCAACATCATTCTATATTTAGAGTCAAAACGTAATCTTTCCTAATAGAATACTTACCATGGATGGCATATATGCTATCATTTACAGTCAAAACGTAATCTTTCCTAATAGAATACTTACCATGGCTGGCGTATCTGCTAATGCTAGCGGCTTCTATATTTAGAGTCAAAACGTAATCTTTCCTAATATAATACTTACCATGGGTGGTGTATCTGCTAAGGATAGCGGCGAACTGGGAGAGAGCAAAGGATGGGTGATCGGAGAAGTTGGGCATCGGCGGCAGCCATTGGCGAGACACTGTAGAAAAATTAATGGTAATTAAGGGATGATCAAGAAATAGTAGCATCTAAACTTGATGTTTGAACTTGTAACATCAACGAACACTCCAGCAATGATTTTTTTCCAATCAACTAATCCATACCTAGCCAAAATCGACGATTTTGAGGATTCCATCTGCAGAAATAAGCTGATGGGATGGCTTCAAATTCCTATGAATAATCAAGTTGCAACGGACCATCTACGATGGGAGAAGGGATGGATTTGGGGACGAAATTGGGGCTTGGGCAGCCAAACGCCGCCATCCGCTGTCTCTGACGGCGAAGACTGGTGTGGAGATGGGATAAGTATACAGAGGAGATTGAGGCAGCGAGAAACTGGTGTCGGAAGAAAATGCGGCCATGGATCGCGGCGTGGAGGAATCTGGTGTGGAGATGGGGCAGCGGCGCCGACTTGGGGCTGGATTGTGGCGGGGAAAGATGAGAGTGGCCGGATTGCGGCGAGGAAGAGGGAGAGTCGCCGGATTGCGTCTTGGTCTGGTGCGGAGAATTTGATTGAATTCGATAGAAATAAAAGTTGTGTGCTGTGtgttaaacaaaaaataatgaagtctttgtaaaataaaaataaaatagtatatgTGGAATTGATTTGGCACGTGGAATGAATATTATAAACTCAAATgctctagaattgcagggattttaaaccttgaattctTAGACACGCCACGTGGGACCTAAATTTAAGGGGAGCACAGGAATCgctaatcgtattatatatttgatgaaaaaacgttataattagtattgaaagtggtgaaaatgtgaaaaataagaataaatggagtattattagtggtggggcaGATCCCAAAATgaataggaagttatttgggagacgacccaaaaagaaaaaataggaaaTTATTTGGAGGACATGGAGAgtatttttttatggacggaaggagtattaattaataaaattaaagtttCCTCaaacttctttttcttttaattccGAGTGCACAACGCGTGTACAAGCATGATGCTTCATGCTTGGACACTTATTCATGTATCCATGCATTGGCCAAGAAATAGGATGGTTAATGCTTAAAACtaaaggtcttgagttcgagtccACTGTGacgtatttttttaatttctttatttaattattaacttATCAAAAACAAAGACATTATCCATTCACCCCCAAATTTCCAAGTGATAATACATTAACGGCTTGTTTGGTAAGCGTGATTAGAGTGTATAATATATTTTCTCCATCTCAGTttttagtatccatatttttatgggcaaaggtgcagattccCCCCCTGTAGTAcaccccctagagcttttagccccccaaAGTCGGTCAAAGCGCGCTGACCTCCCCAAAGTCCCGGAAGAAGGG
It contains:
- the LOC130994700 gene encoding protein P21-like → MMKHLSAVLLLLLFLLHRSDAIRFDIQNNCSYTLWPAVLPHVGGRRLDSGQTWTLDFQTGPNLAKIWARTNCTFDSAGQGSCLTGDCGGRLNCTAYGAPPHTKAEYGLNSFARKDYYDISVMDGFNVPVEMAPTTNNCTRSVRCAADVVGGCPDDLKAPGGCQNPCSVYKTTEYCCHAGACRPTDKSRFFKALCREAFTYPEDDPTSTFTCPAGTNYRVVFCP